Proteins encoded in a region of the Myxococcales bacterium genome:
- the rpsT gene encoding 30S ribosomal protein S20 — protein MANHPSAEKRNRQRITRTARNRAVSSSVRTFVKRVRVALEAKNAGDAAAALKVAIVEIDQASSKGVVHPKAASRTISRLSAQVHALSKA, from the coding sequence GTGGCCAATCATCCGTCCGCCGAGAAGCGCAACCGCCAGCGCATCACGCGCACCGCGCGCAACCGCGCCGTCAGCAGCTCTGTCCGTACCTTCGTGAAGCGCGTTCGCGTGGCGCTCGAAGCCAAGAACGCGGGCGACGCGGCCGCCGCGCTCAAGGTGGCGATCGTGGAGATCGACCAGGCCTCGAGCAAGGGCGTCGTTCACCCGAAGGCTGCCTCGCGCACAATCTCGCGCCTCTCGGCGCAGGTCCACGCGCTCTCCAAGGCCTGA
- a CDS encoding L,D-transpeptidase gives MVSPSPPRPRPVPRVPRVPRFLQAPRVVHGGFAALALVAAVASLGCRKSPAGADAEAVVVVAPGEDAGPSTEPAVVPKSEGGRLASRAMETWVFEGPSQNSKRLGYLRAGAIVSTRGGVAGREGCPGGWVPIAPQGFVCVGPTATGNLDDAIVKASARRAELGAGLPYGYAVVRTSHAPFYTRLPSEAEAKSLESDWEKHFRTLTEAEAEEARDGEYPQLSSLPGGAFPLEPAPGVLAAWATDGKDDPIPDYLADGKATLNLSGLAFSHKPDTDGGSPCPGGAAACIPLDAARPMRRLGISFIASLLHGKRRFLLTPELLLMPADRVRLVRGTSFHGVELSNDGPLSLPIIFVTKAGAKRHTLEGKHIKAGAELPWRSAHKVEKKIKVVGGDHFHVLADGSLVNTKESVRLDPIRKLPKWAKEGERWLEVNLAKQTLLAVDGDKPAYATLVSTGAGGVATDTEKNPYVTPRGIFRIHTKHTASTMDSHVPEAAFELRDVPYIQYFKDGYALHAAYWHDQFGLPRSHGCINLAPKDAAHLFAFTKPELPPGWHGVMLPLRGTVVWVHN, from the coding sequence ATGGTCTCGCCCTCCCCACCACGCCCACGCCCGGTCCCGCGCGTCCCGCGCGTCCCGCGCTTCCTGCAGGCCCCGCGCGTGGTGCACGGCGGGTTCGCCGCGCTGGCGCTCGTCGCCGCGGTCGCCTCTCTGGGGTGCCGCAAGTCACCCGCCGGGGCCGACGCCGAGGCGGTCGTGGTCGTGGCGCCCGGCGAAGACGCGGGCCCCTCGACCGAGCCGGCCGTCGTGCCCAAGAGCGAGGGCGGCCGGCTGGCGAGCCGCGCGATGGAGACCTGGGTGTTCGAGGGCCCGAGCCAGAACAGCAAGCGTCTCGGGTACTTGCGCGCCGGCGCAATCGTGAGCACGCGCGGCGGCGTCGCCGGCCGCGAGGGCTGTCCCGGCGGCTGGGTGCCCATCGCGCCCCAGGGCTTCGTGTGCGTGGGGCCCACGGCCACGGGCAACCTCGACGACGCGATCGTCAAGGCGTCGGCGCGGCGCGCCGAGCTCGGCGCGGGGCTCCCCTACGGGTACGCGGTGGTCCGCACCTCGCATGCCCCGTTCTACACGCGCCTGCCGTCCGAGGCCGAAGCCAAGTCCCTCGAGTCCGACTGGGAGAAGCACTTTCGCACGCTCACCGAGGCCGAGGCCGAGGAGGCCCGGGACGGCGAGTACCCCCAGCTCTCGTCGCTGCCGGGCGGGGCGTTCCCGCTCGAGCCGGCGCCGGGCGTGCTCGCGGCGTGGGCGACCGATGGCAAGGACGATCCGATCCCCGACTACCTCGCCGACGGCAAAGCCACGCTGAACCTCTCAGGGCTCGCCTTCTCCCACAAGCCCGACACAGACGGCGGCTCCCCCTGCCCCGGCGGCGCGGCCGCGTGCATCCCGCTCGACGCCGCGCGGCCCATGCGTCGCCTCGGCATCTCGTTCATCGCGAGCCTCCTGCACGGCAAGCGCCGCTTCTTGCTCACTCCCGAGCTGTTGCTCATGCCGGCCGATCGCGTCCGGCTCGTGCGAGGCACCTCGTTCCACGGCGTCGAGCTGTCGAACGACGGCCCCCTGTCCCTGCCCATCATCTTCGTTACCAAGGCGGGGGCGAAGCGACACACGCTGGAGGGCAAGCACATCAAGGCCGGGGCGGAGCTGCCCTGGCGGAGCGCGCACAAGGTCGAGAAGAAGATCAAGGTCGTCGGCGGCGATCACTTCCACGTCCTCGCCGACGGCTCGCTCGTGAACACCAAGGAGTCGGTGCGGCTCGACCCCATCCGAAAGCTCCCCAAGTGGGCCAAGGAGGGCGAGCGCTGGCTCGAGGTCAACCTCGCGAAGCAGACGCTGCTCGCGGTCGACGGCGACAAGCCGGCGTACGCCACGCTGGTCTCCACCGGCGCCGGGGGCGTGGCCACCGACACCGAGAAGAACCCCTACGTCACTCCACGAGGCATCTTCCGAATCCACACGAAACACACCGCGTCCACCATGGACAGTCACGTCCCCGAGGCCGCGTTCGAGCTCCGCGACGTGCCCTACATTCAGTATTTCAAAGACGGCTATGCCCTGCACGCCGCGTATTGGCACGATCAGTTCGGCTTGCCGCGCTCCCACGGCTGCATCAACCTGGCCCCGAAGGACGCGGCGCACCTCTTCGCGTTCACCAAGCCCGAGCTGCCGCCAGGCTGGCACGGCGTCATGCTCCCCCTCCGCGGCACGGTGGTGTGGGTCCACAACTGA
- a CDS encoding efflux RND transporter periplasmic adaptor subunit, producing MKKKRIPLGFFAFGAFLLFAVVMVTRSVLAGPQTVVTEKDVKKAERVAKPKAGADERTTVPTGDLVAGNGIIEPADRETKLASHVPGRIRAVRVVEGQDVAAGAAIAELENEAEKSALEAAEADLGVRRAELLRVARGLRAEDRQAIVADTSAAKARADLSQGTLARLEAAAKGGAATVDEVARARGVAEADRSALDAAEARKRAAVTGARSEDVLVAQANVAAATARRDQARSTLERLTIQSPIAGKVLQVKLRAGEYYNPQGGEPIAVVGDTRTLRVRMDLDERDIAKVAVGAKAFVTLNAYPGKRFAAHVVEVGRRMGRKNVRTDDPTERIDTKILEVLLELDEREGLVTGLRVVSYVEAK from the coding sequence ATGAAGAAGAAGCGCATTCCACTCGGGTTTTTCGCGTTCGGGGCGTTCCTCCTGTTCGCCGTCGTGATGGTCACGCGCTCGGTGCTCGCCGGCCCTCAGACCGTGGTCACGGAGAAGGACGTGAAGAAGGCCGAGCGCGTCGCCAAACCGAAGGCGGGGGCCGACGAGCGAACGACCGTGCCCACGGGCGATCTCGTCGCGGGCAACGGGATCATCGAGCCCGCCGATCGCGAGACCAAGCTCGCGAGCCACGTCCCTGGGCGCATCCGCGCGGTGCGCGTGGTGGAGGGGCAAGACGTCGCGGCCGGCGCGGCGATCGCCGAGCTCGAGAACGAGGCCGAGAAGTCGGCCCTCGAGGCGGCGGAGGCCGATCTCGGGGTGCGTCGGGCGGAGCTCCTCCGCGTCGCGCGCGGCCTCCGCGCCGAAGACCGCCAGGCCATTGTAGCCGACACGAGCGCCGCGAAGGCGCGCGCCGACCTGTCGCAGGGCACGCTGGCGCGACTCGAAGCAGCCGCGAAAGGCGGGGCCGCCACGGTCGACGAGGTGGCGCGTGCCCGGGGCGTCGCGGAGGCCGACCGGAGCGCGCTCGACGCCGCCGAGGCCCGCAAGCGCGCGGCCGTGACCGGCGCGCGCTCCGAGGACGTCCTCGTGGCGCAGGCCAATGTCGCCGCGGCCACCGCGCGCCGTGACCAGGCCAGGTCGACCCTGGAGCGTCTCACCATTCAGTCGCCGATCGCGGGCAAGGTGCTGCAGGTCAAGCTGCGCGCGGGCGAGTACTACAACCCGCAGGGCGGCGAGCCGATCGCCGTGGTGGGCGACACGCGCACCCTGCGCGTGCGCATGGATCTCGACGAGCGCGACATCGCGAAGGTGGCGGTGGGCGCGAAGGCGTTCGTGACGCTGAACGCGTACCCCGGCAAGCGCTTCGCCGCCCACGTGGTGGAGGTGGGCCGCCGCATGGGGCGCAAGAACGTGCGCACCGACGACCCCACCGAGCGCATCGACACCAAGATCCTCGAGGTGCTCCTCGAGCTCGACGAGCGCGAGGGGCTCGTCACCGGGCTGCGCGTCGTGAGCTACGTGGAGGCGAAGTAG
- a CDS encoding ABC transporter ATP-binding protein: MSALAGDLAIDCRGVEKTYGSGATAYRALKGVDFAVRPGEFVMLSGPSGSGKTTLLSILGCVLTATGGVVRLFDQDISKAKDAALPGLRLSYIGFVFQAHNLLASLTATENIGTLLELRGYSRRAAEAEAHRLLTQVGLADKYESKPGDLSGGQRQRVAVARALAGAPPILLADEPTAALDAQNGLAVTETLRSLAKDHGHTVVVVTHDNRIFHLGDRIVHIEDGLIVEKS; this comes from the coding sequence ATGAGCGCGCTGGCGGGCGACCTCGCCATCGACTGCCGCGGCGTCGAGAAGACCTACGGCTCCGGGGCCACCGCGTACCGCGCGCTGAAGGGCGTCGACTTCGCCGTGCGACCGGGGGAGTTCGTCATGCTCTCGGGGCCGTCGGGCAGCGGGAAGACCACGCTGCTGTCGATCCTCGGCTGCGTGCTCACGGCGACCGGCGGGGTAGTGAGGCTGTTTGACCAAGACATCTCGAAGGCGAAAGACGCCGCCCTGCCGGGCCTGCGCCTCTCGTACATCGGGTTCGTCTTCCAGGCCCATAACCTGCTGGCGTCGCTCACCGCCACCGAGAACATCGGCACGTTGCTCGAGCTGCGCGGCTACTCGCGGCGCGCCGCCGAGGCCGAGGCTCACCGCCTGCTCACGCAGGTGGGGCTCGCCGACAAGTACGAGAGCAAGCCCGGTGACCTCTCGGGCGGTCAGCGGCAGCGCGTGGCCGTGGCCCGGGCGCTCGCGGGGGCGCCCCCCATCCTGCTCGCCGACGAGCCCACCGCGGCTCTCGACGCGCAGAACGGTCTCGCCGTCACCGAGACACTGCGCTCGCTGGCGAAGGACCACGGGCACACCGTCGTAGTCGTCACGCACGACAACCGCATCTTCCACCTCGGCGATCGCATCGTGCACATCGAGGACGGGCTCATCGTGGAGAAGTCATGA
- a CDS encoding FtsX-like permease family protein: protein MKAAGPILTRASFPFRFRTMARAGVRMMFHDWLKMAGTMLGVVFAVVLSNQQLGTFMGLVYKNIMFVNNTTAELWIVPPGAETVQGGKVVPYSDILAARTTPGVAAAEPLVFATATVALPAGGSEPVNLVGASYPGYLGGPWNLVAGQAKVLNRPDTMIFEDSERETLGGLNLGSVREVNGRKITVGGFTWGLIPFGPSYAFADYELARELTKLPRDRANFGLIKLEPGADPDVVKKAVAERLSGSGVFTQPEFRRSIVKNVLTKTPIGITFGTSTLFGLIVGFVIVSLSMFSAVVDNIREFGTLKAIGATNFDLGMLLFVQSVLYGVLGSIIGLFLVSRMAIGIRSAKLALNLPPQLTIGTVVVMVFMCVMASGLALLRLRKVEPAMVFR from the coding sequence ATGAAGGCCGCAGGTCCGATCCTCACGCGCGCGAGCTTCCCGTTTCGCTTCCGCACCATGGCGCGCGCCGGCGTGAGGATGATGTTCCACGACTGGCTGAAGATGGCCGGCACCATGCTCGGGGTCGTGTTCGCCGTGGTGCTGTCGAACCAGCAGCTCGGGACGTTCATGGGCCTCGTCTACAAGAACATCATGTTCGTCAACAACACGACCGCCGAGCTGTGGATCGTGCCGCCCGGCGCCGAGACCGTGCAGGGCGGGAAGGTCGTGCCGTACTCCGACATCCTCGCCGCGCGCACGACGCCGGGGGTGGCAGCGGCGGAGCCTCTGGTGTTCGCGACCGCGACGGTGGCGCTGCCCGCTGGCGGCAGCGAGCCCGTCAACCTCGTGGGCGCCTCGTACCCGGGTTACCTCGGCGGACCTTGGAATCTGGTCGCCGGACAGGCGAAGGTGCTGAACCGCCCCGACACGATGATCTTCGAGGACTCCGAGCGCGAGACCCTCGGCGGCCTGAACCTCGGGAGCGTGCGGGAGGTGAACGGCCGCAAGATCACCGTGGGCGGCTTCACCTGGGGCCTCATCCCCTTCGGGCCAAGCTACGCCTTCGCCGACTACGAGCTGGCGCGCGAGCTCACCAAGCTGCCACGCGACCGGGCGAACTTCGGCCTCATCAAGCTCGAGCCCGGGGCCGATCCCGACGTGGTGAAGAAGGCGGTGGCCGAGCGCCTCTCCGGCTCGGGGGTGTTCACGCAGCCCGAGTTTCGCCGCTCGATCGTGAAGAACGTGCTCACCAAGACGCCCATCGGCATCACCTTCGGAACGAGCACGCTGTTCGGCCTCATCGTCGGCTTCGTCATCGTGTCTCTCTCGATGTTCTCGGCCGTGGTCGACAACATCCGCGAGTTCGGCACGCTGAAGGCCATCGGCGCGACGAACTTCGATCTTGGCATGTTGCTCTTCGTTCAGTCGGTGCTTTACGGAGTGCTCGGCTCGATCATCGGGCTCTTCCTCGTGTCCCGAATGGCGATAGGCATTCGCTCAGCGAAGCTCGCCCTGAACCTGCCGCCACAGCTCACGATCGGCACCGTCGTCGTCATGGTGTTCATGTGCGTCATGGCCTCGGGCCTCGCGCTCCTACGCCTCCGGAAGGTCGAGCCGGCGATGGTGTTCCGATGA
- a CDS encoding TolC family protein, with the protein MRTLMLSDHSLIIRGLWGLALALGVAAPSSAHALEPLDGFVASARRQGFDARESRATLAQREGEVSAANLRLLPVLGAQGTLTRNQYEAKVGDKTIVPLNQADLFLTASWTVVDVGQWERIGAAKRTLEAAESRAKVVELDVERAVSRDYYQVVAAEAVREAAGRTLAAAEKNASFVEARRAAGLAQELDGRRAQVEVARGQQIVADATYQVAVARRALETDSGQRPSTGAPALTADLQPEAPLSEWEGRNLDGHPAVKAAAADARALERSATATRASLLPTLSVAAQERLTNATGFQDRASIYALSATAAIRFDVGQLSAANAQERSAEAAKVREERARAAARDRVFGAWHLVRAQIDKARAARAGLVASRLAAETAKQRYEAGTATFLDVVVAERDAFQAEVTRIQADGDLLFSRADLRLAAGGHATDAGRSP; encoded by the coding sequence ATGAGAACCCTTATGTTGAGTGACCACTCACTTATTATCCGGGGCCTGTGGGGCCTCGCGTTGGCCCTCGGCGTCGCCGCGCCCTCGTCGGCTCACGCCCTCGAGCCGCTCGACGGATTCGTCGCCTCGGCGCGGCGCCAGGGGTTCGACGCGCGCGAGTCCCGCGCGACGCTCGCCCAGCGCGAGGGGGAGGTCTCGGCCGCGAACCTGCGGCTGCTCCCGGTGCTCGGCGCGCAGGGCACCCTGACGCGCAACCAGTACGAGGCGAAGGTGGGTGACAAGACCATCGTGCCGCTCAACCAGGCCGATCTCTTCCTCACCGCGAGCTGGACCGTCGTCGACGTCGGTCAGTGGGAGCGCATAGGGGCTGCGAAGCGCACGCTGGAGGCCGCCGAGTCGCGCGCGAAGGTCGTGGAGCTCGACGTGGAGCGCGCCGTCTCTCGCGATTACTACCAGGTCGTCGCGGCGGAGGCCGTGCGCGAGGCGGCCGGGCGGACGCTGGCCGCCGCCGAGAAGAACGCCTCGTTCGTGGAGGCCCGAAGGGCGGCGGGCCTCGCGCAGGAGCTCGACGGGCGTCGGGCCCAGGTCGAGGTGGCGCGAGGCCAGCAGATCGTGGCGGACGCGACCTACCAGGTCGCCGTCGCCCGGCGCGCGCTCGAGACCGACTCGGGCCAGCGCCCTTCGACGGGCGCGCCCGCGCTCACGGCCGATCTCCAGCCCGAGGCGCCGCTGTCGGAGTGGGAGGGGCGCAACCTGGACGGACACCCCGCGGTGAAGGCCGCGGCCGCCGACGCGCGCGCCCTCGAGCGCAGCGCGACGGCGACTCGCGCATCGCTCCTGCCCACGCTGTCGGTCGCGGCGCAGGAGCGCCTCACCAACGCCACGGGCTTCCAAGACCGCGCGAGCATCTACGCGCTCTCGGCCACCGCGGCGATCCGCTTCGACGTAGGGCAGCTCAGCGCCGCGAACGCCCAGGAGCGCTCGGCCGAGGCCGCGAAGGTGCGCGAGGAGCGCGCCCGCGCGGCGGCCCGTGACCGCGTGTTCGGCGCCTGGCATCTCGTGCGCGCCCAGATCGACAAGGCGCGGGCGGCCCGGGCGGGGCTCGTCGCGAGCCGCCTCGCCGCCGAGACCGCGAAGCAGCGCTACGAGGCGGGGACCGCCACGTTCCTCGACGTCGTCGTCGCCGAGCGCGACGCCTTTCAGGCGGAGGTCACGCGCATTCAGGCCGACGGCGATCTGCTCTTCTCACGCGCCGATCTTCGCCTCGCCGCGGGCGGCCACGCGACCGACGCCGGGAGGTCGCCATGA
- a CDS encoding TetR/AcrR family transcriptional regulator codes for MARPSSITDAALLEAARDVFVARGVTATTAEIAARAGVSEGTLFKRFGTKRRLFELALSAEIDIAGLVAKVALGARDKPVEQVLRELSVAMLTKFERVVPFVVMHMAGAMSQECEPFFGPGVPPPIRAIGAVEALFTALVEDGRLRAGPTDTMARMFVGALWHYVFVGYVMRRFVGTEVHPMTSSEFASAHATLFLHGVAPEPGVVGAMAGPGGASEAGHATKAGKAAFGGRRTAR; via the coding sequence ATGGCCCGCCCCTCTTCCATCACGGACGCAGCGCTGCTCGAGGCGGCGCGAGACGTCTTCGTCGCCCGCGGGGTCACCGCGACCACCGCGGAGATCGCGGCGCGCGCGGGCGTGTCCGAGGGCACGCTGTTCAAGCGCTTCGGCACCAAGCGCAGGCTCTTCGAACTGGCGCTCTCCGCCGAGATCGACATCGCCGGGCTGGTCGCGAAGGTCGCCCTGGGGGCGCGCGACAAGCCCGTGGAGCAAGTGCTGCGCGAGCTCAGCGTGGCGATGCTCACGAAGTTCGAGCGCGTCGTGCCCTTCGTGGTGATGCACATGGCCGGCGCCATGTCGCAGGAATGCGAGCCTTTTTTTGGGCCGGGCGTGCCTCCCCCGATCCGCGCGATCGGCGCGGTGGAGGCGCTGTTCACGGCCCTGGTCGAGGACGGTCGCCTTCGGGCCGGGCCCACGGACACCATGGCGCGGATGTTCGTCGGGGCGCTCTGGCACTACGTGTTCGTCGGGTACGTGATGCGTCGCTTCGTAGGCACCGAGGTCCACCCCATGACGTCGAGCGAGTTCGCGAGCGCGCACGCGACGCTGTTCCTCCACGGGGTGGCGCCCGAGCCAGGCGTGGTGGGCGCGATGGCCGGGCCGGGCGGCGCGAGCGAGGCGGGCCACGCGACGAAGGCGGGCAAGGCGGCCTTTGGGGGCAGGAGAACGGCGCGATGA
- a CDS encoding PrsW family intramembrane metalloprotease, which yields MLSTLWWLVPAVVPALLLLGLVFFSDTRREPVPIVLTTFFLGGAFGGGALYLEFLATRWTGLDVRTHVAGNAGALVFIFAFVAPVREAAKVAAMWPAFRSRHFDEPYDGVVYAAASALGFAVTQNARMLMVTPHEVVWLARAALALPANLFFATAWGYALGRARRQKTPGPIFPASWLLATLAHGLYSHLVWGRGSGALAATLPLLLPMGALAFFAARDLRQRGDAAPSTENRLEPVSLDPTSGPPSLGTVREALRRRGRPLVVGWIVLGALMTIGAMILGLGASVAFGHWAHVDFSIVDERDVSTTGPVALLGAGVLSAFPLSGYLLAKASSLPSLLEPALASGLAIVLVLGVLGFAAPIALLFALTCSPVAWALACAGAWVGRPHMPEP from the coding sequence GTGCTCTCGACTCTGTGGTGGCTCGTCCCGGCCGTGGTGCCGGCCCTGCTGTTGCTCGGCCTCGTGTTCTTCTCCGACACGCGGCGCGAGCCTGTGCCCATCGTGCTGACCACCTTCTTCTTGGGCGGCGCGTTTGGTGGCGGTGCGCTCTACCTCGAGTTTCTCGCGACGCGGTGGACGGGCCTCGACGTGCGGACCCACGTCGCGGGCAACGCCGGCGCGCTGGTCTTCATCTTCGCGTTCGTCGCGCCCGTGCGGGAGGCCGCCAAGGTGGCGGCGATGTGGCCCGCGTTTCGCTCGAGGCATTTCGACGAGCCCTACGACGGCGTCGTGTACGCGGCCGCCTCCGCCCTCGGCTTCGCGGTCACCCAGAACGCGCGCATGCTCATGGTCACGCCGCACGAGGTCGTGTGGCTCGCCCGCGCGGCGCTGGCCCTCCCCGCCAACCTCTTCTTCGCCACGGCGTGGGGCTACGCGCTCGGCCGCGCGAGGCGGCAGAAGACCCCAGGCCCCATCTTCCCCGCGTCGTGGCTGCTCGCGACGCTGGCGCACGGGCTCTACTCGCACCTCGTGTGGGGGCGCGGCTCGGGCGCGCTCGCCGCGACGCTGCCGTTGCTGCTGCCGATGGGGGCGCTCGCGTTCTTCGCCGCCCGCGATCTGCGGCAGCGCGGCGACGCCGCGCCGTCCACCGAGAACCGCCTCGAGCCCGTGTCGCTCGATCCCACGAGCGGCCCGCCGAGCCTCGGCACCGTGCGGGAGGCGCTGCGGCGGCGCGGCAGGCCGCTGGTCGTCGGTTGGATCGTGCTCGGCGCGCTGATGACCATCGGCGCCATGATCCTCGGCCTCGGCGCCTCGGTCGCGTTTGGGCACTGGGCGCACGTCGACTTCTCGATCGTCGACGAACGCGACGTCTCCACCACCGGGCCGGTCGCGCTGCTCGGCGCCGGCGTGCTCTCGGCGTTCCCCCTCAGCGGGTACCTGCTCGCGAAGGCCTCGTCGCTGCCGTCGCTGCTCGAGCCGGCGCTCGCGAGCGGCCTCGCCATCGTTCTGGTCCTCGGGGTGCTCGGCTTCGCGGCCCCGATCGCGCTGCTGTTCGCGCTGACCTGCTCGCCCGTCGCGTGGGCGCTGGCCTGCGCGGGCGCGTGGGTCGGTCGGCCGCACATGCCCGAGCCTTGA
- the yacG gene encoding DNA gyrase inhibitor YacG has translation MSACPVCSRPAAPRAENPAAPFCGPRCKSVDLGRWLNEEYRVPSSDLDLDPDLAAELEGT, from the coding sequence GTGAGCGCTTGCCCCGTCTGCTCCCGCCCCGCCGCCCCTCGCGCGGAGAACCCCGCCGCACCCTTCTGCGGACCACGCTGCAAGAGCGTGGATCTCGGGCGCTGGCTGAACGAAGAATACCGCGTGCCGTCGAGCGATCTCGATCTCGATCCCGATCTCGCCGCGGAGCTGGAGGGTACGTGA
- a CDS encoding VWA domain-containing protein yields the protein MRRARLFVTVAFASAALVGAACGGSSDAPNAFPTDTPDSGGGPSGTSTGGPNGPFGGGDAAGLSDAKPDGCASSVAQVERAKVDIIFVIDNSGSMTEEMRQIKLNVNQFAAKIGMSGLDYRVIFIVTKASSSTQTGNVICVGAPLAGANCADNPPLFWHINQSVGSTNSLQLILSTYDSPNAALAWNKHLRMDAYKVFVEVTDDQSSLAHTTFDTQLLAKAPAGMFGTAANRRYIFHTIAGWTPGTAFVTGAKCSTSENNGSQYQQLSQLTKGIIDSVCKTDYSGVLDNIAKGTVDRLACELSVPQQAASDPTTVAVQATFPGAAPQLLVRVTDESKCAANPNAWYYDDNLAPKKILLCADFCSKVNAAAGTKIEAVVGCKAADPR from the coding sequence ATGCGAAGAGCCCGACTGTTCGTCACCGTCGCGTTCGCGAGCGCGGCGCTCGTCGGCGCCGCGTGTGGAGGCAGCTCCGACGCGCCCAACGCGTTCCCGACTGACACCCCCGACAGCGGCGGCGGCCCTTCGGGGACCTCGACCGGCGGCCCGAACGGCCCGTTCGGCGGCGGCGACGCGGCGGGCCTGAGCGACGCGAAGCCCGACGGGTGCGCGTCGAGCGTCGCTCAGGTGGAGCGCGCGAAGGTCGACATCATCTTCGTCATCGACAACTCGGGCAGCATGACCGAGGAGATGAGGCAGATAAAGCTGAACGTAAACCAGTTCGCGGCCAAAATAGGCATGAGCGGGCTCGACTACCGCGTCATCTTCATCGTCACCAAGGCCTCGAGCTCCACCCAAACGGGCAACGTCATCTGCGTGGGCGCGCCCCTCGCTGGCGCGAACTGCGCTGACAACCCTCCGCTGTTCTGGCACATCAACCAGAGCGTCGGCAGCACGAACTCGCTCCAGCTCATCCTCTCCACCTACGACAGCCCGAACGCGGCGCTCGCCTGGAACAAGCACCTCCGCATGGACGCTTACAAGGTGTTCGTCGAGGTCACGGACGACCAGTCGTCGCTCGCGCACACCACGTTCGACACCCAGTTGCTCGCGAAGGCGCCCGCCGGCATGTTCGGCACCGCCGCCAATCGCCGGTACATCTTCCACACGATCGCCGGTTGGACCCCCGGCACCGCGTTCGTCACGGGAGCGAAGTGCTCGACCTCCGAGAACAACGGCTCGCAGTACCAGCAGCTCAGCCAGCTGACCAAGGGCATCATCGACTCGGTCTGCAAGACCGACTACTCGGGCGTGCTGGACAACATCGCGAAGGGCACCGTGGATAGGCTCGCGTGCGAGCTGAGCGTCCCGCAGCAGGCCGCGTCGGATCCCACCACCGTCGCGGTGCAGGCGACGTTCCCCGGAGCCGCTCCGCAGCTGCTCGTGCGGGTGACCGACGAGAGCAAGTGCGCCGCGAACCCGAACGCCTGGTACTACGACGACAACCTGGCCCCGAAGAAGATCCTCCTGTGCGCGGACTTCTGCTCCAAGGTGAACGCCGCGGCCGGCACCAAGATCGAGGCGGTCGTCGGCTGCAAGGCGGCTGATCCTCGCTGA